The Sporosarcina luteola DNA window GTTAAAAGATTTTCTTCCTTACTTAGCCAATGGATTGACCACCATCAATTTTCATTTCAACACCGTTTATATGCTGAGCTTTGTCGCTTGCCAAAAAGGCAGAGAAAGCGGCAACTTCTTCAGGGCTTCCGACACGCCCAGAAGGAATAGAAGCTACTTGTCTGGCTGCTGCTGGATGTTCTTGCTCAATTGCGTATCGTACCATTGGCGTATCGACTAGGCCCGGGCAAAGTGAAACAGCGCGAATGCCATCTTTAGCGTAACTGAATGTTAGCTGTTTCGTGTATCCGACAACCGCGTGCTTTGAAGTGATATATGCCGCGTCTCCGACTCCTGCAATTGTTCCTCCAATTGAAGCAATATTTATGAAGGTCCCTTTCTTTTTCTCAAGCATGTAAGGTAAAAGTTCATTCGTCAGTAGATAGACTCCTTTAACGTTAACAGCCATGATTCTATCCCATTCTTCTTCCGTAATATCGAGAGAAGCTTTGAAATCGGCCAAAATAGCCGCATTATTAACACAAATATCTACTGTCCCAAACGCTTTTAGAGCCTCGTTGACCAATT harbors:
- a CDS encoding SDR family NAD(P)-dependent oxidoreductase encodes the protein MLLEEKVALITGAASGLGRAQAIEYAKEGAKIVITDVNETGLAETAKLIEDNKGTVLSVIADVSKKEDVHKLVNEALKAFGTVDICVNNAAILADFKASLDITEEEWDRIMAVNVKGVYLLTNELLPYMLEKKKGTFINIASIGGTIAGVGDAAYITSKHAVVGYTKQLTFSYAKDGIRAVSLCPGLVDTPMVRYAIEQEHPAAARQVASIPSGRVGSPEEVAAFSAFLASDKAQHINGVEMKIDGGQSIG